A single region of the Leptolyngbyaceae cyanobacterium genome encodes:
- the acsF gene encoding magnesium-protoporphyrin IX monomethyl ester (oxidative) cyclase — MVDSLKKPSFEELRPGVKVPAKETILTPRFYTTDFDEMAKMDISVNEDELRAILEEFRTDYNRNHFVRDAEFEKSWDHIDGETRKLFVEFLERSCTAEFSGFLLYKELGRRLKDKNPLLAECFNLMSRDEARHAGFLNKALSDFHLSLDLGFLTKTHKYTFFKPKFIFYATYLSEKIGYWRYITIYRHLEAHPEDRIYPIFRFFENWCQDENRHGDFFDAVMKAQPQILNDWKAKLWCRFFLLSVFATMYLNDIQRADFYASIGLNARDYDIHVIEKTNENAGRVFPVILDVNKPEFYQRLDVCIKNNEKLTEIVNSKTPKFLQFFQKLPYYVSNGWQLLRLYLMKPIDVTPLAGTVR, encoded by the coding sequence ATGGTAGATTCCCTCAAAAAGCCCAGCTTTGAAGAGTTAAGACCTGGAGTTAAAGTCCCAGCCAAAGAAACCATCCTCACCCCTCGGTTCTACACCACCGACTTTGATGAAATGGCAAAGATGGACATCTCAGTCAACGAAGACGAACTGAGAGCCATTCTGGAAGAATTCCGCACCGACTACAACCGCAACCACTTTGTCCGGGACGCCGAATTTGAAAAATCCTGGGATCACATTGACGGGGAAACTCGTAAGCTGTTCGTAGAATTCCTGGAACGTTCCTGCACCGCAGAATTTTCCGGCTTCCTGCTTTACAAAGAACTGGGACGCCGCCTCAAGGACAAAAACCCCCTACTAGCAGAATGCTTCAACCTGATGTCCCGTGATGAAGCTCGTCACGCCGGCTTCCTGAACAAAGCATTATCAGATTTTCACTTATCCCTAGACTTGGGATTTTTGACCAAAACTCACAAATATACCTTCTTTAAACCCAAATTTATTTTCTACGCCACCTACCTTTCTGAAAAGATAGGTTACTGGCGCTATATCACAATTTATCGCCATTTGGAAGCCCATCCAGAAGATCGGATTTATCCCATTTTCCGCTTCTTTGAAAACTGGTGTCAGGATGAAAACCGCCACGGCGATTTCTTCGACGCCGTGATGAAAGCCCAACCCCAGATTTTAAATGATTGGAAAGCAAAACTGTGGTGTCGCTTCTTCCTGCTGTCAGTGTTTGCTACCATGTATCTAAACGATATCCAACGCGCTGATTTCTACGCCTCAATTGGTTTGAATGCACGGGATTATGATATTCACGTGATTGAAAAAACCAACGAAAATGCCGGACGGGTATTCCCAGTAATTCTTGATGTGAACAAGCCAGAGTTTTATCAACGTCTGGATGTTTGTATCAAGAATAACGAAAAATTGACCGAAATTGTTAATTCCAAAACACCCAAATTCCTGCAATTCTTCCAAAAATTGCCTTACTACGTTTCTAACGGTTGGCAATTGTTGCGTTTGTATTTAATGAAGCCAATTGATGTAACTCCTTTGGCAGGAACAGTCCGCTAG